A genomic region of Candidatus Marimicrobium litorale contains the following coding sequences:
- a CDS encoding COX15/CtaA family protein gives MTTFEQNQYNRQVVRWLTLCATVVFGMILLGGVTRLTHSGLSMVDWRPLVGVIPPIGEQEWLATFDKYKQFPEYQKINKGMSLDGFKVIFMYEYLHRVLGRFIGVLFAIPFFYFALRKRLRPGLTPHLFVLLTMGGLQGLLGWYMVKSGLVDNPRVSQYRLAAHLGVAVVIYTYMVWLVLELRPAAHTALSGLTRYARWSPLLVGLVYLMILSGALVAGTRAGLVYPTWPLMGDSFVPPGLYAMNPAWLAAFEDVVTIQFNHRMFAYLLFLVLNLFAFQVYRHAPDRRVRTAAVILAVVLWMQVVLGISALLQQVPVWLGAAHQGGAVLLLTAMLYVSHCVMRAKP, from the coding sequence ATGACAACATTCGAACAGAATCAATACAACCGGCAGGTAGTCCGATGGTTGACACTGTGTGCCACCGTGGTGTTTGGGATGATTTTGCTGGGTGGCGTTACCCGCCTGACCCACTCCGGTCTGTCCATGGTCGACTGGAGGCCTCTGGTGGGTGTGATACCGCCCATCGGTGAGCAGGAGTGGCTGGCTACTTTTGACAAGTACAAACAGTTTCCGGAATACCAGAAGATCAACAAAGGTATGAGCCTCGATGGGTTCAAAGTCATATTTATGTACGAGTACCTGCACCGGGTTCTCGGTCGGTTTATCGGTGTTTTATTCGCGATTCCGTTTTTCTATTTCGCCTTGCGCAAACGCCTGCGCCCCGGTCTTACGCCGCACCTGTTTGTGCTGTTAACGATGGGGGGACTGCAGGGCTTACTGGGCTGGTACATGGTCAAAAGTGGTCTGGTCGACAATCCGCGTGTCAGTCAGTACCGCCTCGCCGCTCATCTTGGTGTAGCGGTCGTGATCTATACCTACATGGTCTGGCTGGTGCTCGAATTGCGGCCGGCTGCGCATACGGCACTGTCCGGACTGACCCGGTATGCGCGCTGGTCGCCCCTGCTGGTTGGGTTGGTATATCTGATGATACTGTCTGGTGCTCTGGTGGCGGGGACGCGGGCCGGTTTGGTCTACCCGACCTGGCCCTTGATGGGTGACAGCTTCGTACCGCCGGGTCTTTACGCGATGAACCCCGCATGGCTCGCCGCATTCGAGGATGTCGTGACCATACAGTTCAATCACCGTATGTTCGCTTATCTGCTCTTCCTGGTGTTGAACCTGTTTGCCTTCCAAGTCTACCGTCACGCACCGGACCGACGTGTGCGCACGGCAGCCGTCATACTGGCTGTGGTGCTCTGGATGCAGGTTGTGCTGGGAATCAGCGCCTTGTTGCAGCAGGTGCCGGTCTGGTTGGGCGCGGCTCATCAGGGTGGCGCGGTGCTTTTACTGACCGCCATGCTTTATGTGAGTCATTGCGTGATGCGGGCAAAGCCCTAG
- a CDS encoding CDGSH iron-sulfur domain-containing protein: MDKPKRASDTPFAVDVTAGNAYFWCACGLSESQPFCDGSHKDTGFTPLRFNATEDDKVFFCGCKATANQPLCDGSHSK, from the coding sequence ATGGACAAACCTAAACGCGCATCAGACACACCGTTCGCCGTAGACGTCACAGCGGGTAACGCCTACTTCTGGTGCGCCTGCGGTCTGAGCGAGAGCCAACCATTCTGCGACGGCTCACACAAGGACACTGGCTTCACACCGCTGCGCTTCAATGCGACCGAAGACGACAAGGTTTTCTTTTGCGGCTGCAAAGCGACCGCGAATCAACCGCTGTGCGATGGCAGCCACAGCAAATGA
- a CDS encoding PqiC family protein, producing the protein MKYTYLLLLALLAGCAGQPTEPNSYLLRSSHQLTTRALEPSKEFSMGTVEVASYIDQPGLVLETKNGDMHAARNNLWAEPIYEGVRNLLVTNISQLSNMDLLPHKLTKTPIVLDIYIDQLHGTREGSAKLVALWWLRSGDQLVSAHQFSEEKPLTSAGYPALVQAEEALLEDLARAIANTLVMSKES; encoded by the coding sequence ATGAAATATACCTACCTGTTATTGCTGGCACTACTTGCAGGGTGCGCCGGCCAACCGACGGAGCCCAACAGCTACTTGCTGCGCTCTAGCCATCAGCTTACAACGCGCGCGCTTGAGCCCTCAAAAGAATTTTCCATGGGCACCGTGGAAGTTGCATCGTACATTGATCAGCCAGGTCTCGTGCTAGAGACGAAAAACGGTGACATGCACGCTGCGCGAAATAACTTGTGGGCCGAACCGATTTACGAGGGGGTTCGTAACCTGCTCGTTACCAATATCTCTCAGCTCAGCAATATGGATTTGCTGCCGCATAAGCTGACGAAAACTCCCATCGTGCTGGATATTTATATCGACCAGTTACACGGCACTCGCGAGGGTTCAGCCAAGTTGGTCGCCCTGTGGTGGCTGCGTTCGGGAGACCAACTAGTCTCGGCACACCAGTTTTCCGAGGAAAAACCCCTGACATCGGCCGGCTATCCTGCGCTGGTTCAGGCCGAGGAAGCGCTGCTGGAAGACCTGGCGCGGGCGATAGCGAACACACTGGTAATGAGCAAAGAATCCTGA
- the cmoB gene encoding tRNA 5-methoxyuridine(34)/uridine 5-oxyacetic acid(34) synthase CmoB, with amino-acid sequence MIDYTPLANHWRNSELDRWAQVLATQIEQGLSQERYGDLASWLKALEDLPAITADSVQLNSSSVGAGCTTPLDAQTASLLRLALQRLHPWRKGPFELFGARIDTEWRSDWKWDRLLPGIDTLAGRRVLDVGCGSGYHCWRMLGEGAAEVIGIDPSPLFVVQFWALQKYLCQNNVWVLPLAMEQVPTKLQAFDTVFSMGVLYHRRSPFDHLQELRDCLRPGGQLVLETLVIEGGHGEILVPEDRYARMGNVWFLPSCDTLLGWLAKLGLAEPTLIDVTVTTTQEQRSTEWMTFHSLADFLDPEDASRTIEGYPAPRRAIVTARAPGTWTPLAKVPPAC; translated from the coding sequence ATGATTGACTACACGCCGCTTGCCAATCACTGGCGCAACAGTGAACTGGACCGCTGGGCGCAAGTGTTGGCAACACAGATTGAACAGGGCCTGAGCCAGGAGCGTTATGGTGACCTGGCAAGCTGGTTAAAGGCGCTGGAAGACCTCCCCGCCATCACCGCAGACAGTGTACAACTCAACAGCAGCAGTGTCGGCGCCGGGTGCACGACGCCTCTGGACGCGCAGACGGCAAGCCTGTTGCGCCTCGCGTTGCAGCGCTTGCATCCCTGGCGCAAGGGGCCATTCGAATTGTTCGGCGCAAGGATTGATACAGAATGGCGCTCGGACTGGAAATGGGACCGGCTGCTGCCGGGGATAGACACACTGGCGGGGCGCCGTGTGCTGGATGTCGGTTGCGGCAGCGGTTACCACTGCTGGCGCATGCTGGGGGAAGGTGCCGCCGAGGTCATCGGCATCGATCCCTCGCCCTTGTTCGTCGTGCAGTTCTGGGCTCTGCAAAAATATTTATGCCAAAATAACGTGTGGGTCCTGCCCCTCGCAATGGAGCAGGTACCGACCAAGCTACAGGCTTTTGACACCGTATTTTCCATGGGCGTGCTGTATCACCGCCGCTCGCCATTTGATCACCTGCAGGAACTGAGAGACTGCCTGCGTCCCGGCGGGCAGTTGGTTTTGGAAACACTGGTAATCGAGGGCGGACACGGGGAAATCCTGGTGCCCGAGGACCGGTACGCACGCATGGGCAACGTTTGGTTCCTGCCCAGTTGCGACACACTGTTGGGCTGGCTTGCCAAACTCGGACTGGCAGAGCCCACCCTCATTGATGTTACGGTCACCACCACGCAAGAACAACGCTCCACCGAATGGATGACTTTTCACTCACTGGCCGACTTTCTCGATCCCGAGGATGCCAGCCGAACGATCGAGGGTTACCCCGCTCCGCGCCGCGCCATCGTCACGGCCAGAGCACCGGGGACATGGACACCACTAGCGAAAGTACCCCCTGCTTGCTGA
- a CDS encoding cytochrome P450, with translation MAEVAQELPPIEQLFNPNSNDYMENPVPQCLALARRGPIVWYEPWQAWIVTRMPDILECWHKEPLSSDFYDWEFAPARPPEDEWSHFERAMIGHSLLADPDHHRLIRKVVSPAFSRNVVDAIQAKIEPEVQKLFDELGEPEQFDYKEAVANHIPFISITRMVGIPKKYWPEIKQVILTFTETWNPTISDERREIARQNCNKAIVIIQEVIAERRNAPVQDDFLSTLLKIEQEQENFVEGDIITMILALIGAGADTTLVAQQWAVYALLKNDRSQIDKALASADAFSNAFSEINRWGVSSKMGFARYAPRDMEFMGETLRKGVMVLMMPHLKDYDPEYFENPEIFDVQRTFDPDVMFGYGPRYCIGAALAKRQLFLTMTELFKRFPNLELAEEPERDLEDHNAIVFKRLLLRTHCA, from the coding sequence ATGGCCGAAGTCGCACAGGAGCTGCCGCCTATCGAGCAGTTGTTCAACCCTAATTCCAACGACTACATGGAAAACCCTGTTCCACAGTGTCTGGCGCTGGCAAGGCGCGGACCCATCGTCTGGTATGAACCCTGGCAGGCCTGGATCGTAACGCGCATGCCAGACATCCTTGAGTGCTGGCACAAGGAACCGCTCTCCTCTGACTTTTACGATTGGGAATTTGCTCCTGCCCGTCCCCCGGAAGATGAGTGGAGTCATTTCGAACGCGCCATGATCGGCCACAGCCTGCTGGCCGACCCAGACCATCATCGGCTGATTCGCAAGGTAGTTTCACCCGCCTTCTCACGCAATGTGGTCGACGCGATACAGGCCAAGATCGAGCCGGAGGTGCAAAAGCTGTTTGACGAATTGGGTGAGCCGGAACAATTCGACTATAAGGAAGCCGTCGCAAACCATATCCCTTTCATTTCAATCACCCGCATGGTCGGCATACCCAAGAAGTATTGGCCGGAAATCAAGCAGGTCATCCTGACCTTCACCGAAACCTGGAACCCCACCATTTCAGACGAGCGTCGCGAAATCGCCCGGCAGAACTGCAACAAGGCCATCGTTATTATTCAGGAAGTGATCGCTGAGCGACGCAACGCCCCGGTACAGGATGATTTTCTGTCGACGCTGCTAAAAATTGAGCAGGAGCAAGAAAACTTTGTCGAGGGTGACATCATTACAATGATCCTGGCGCTGATCGGCGCAGGTGCTGACACAACGCTTGTGGCTCAGCAGTGGGCCGTGTATGCCCTGCTCAAGAATGACCGCAGCCAGATCGACAAGGCCCTCGCCTCCGCGGATGCCTTTTCTAACGCATTCAGCGAAATAAACCGCTGGGGCGTGTCGTCGAAAATGGGTTTTGCACGATATGCCCCCAGGGACATGGAGTTTATGGGGGAAACATTGCGCAAGGGTGTCATGGTATTGATGATGCCCCACCTCAAAGACTACGATCCGGAATACTTTGAGAACCCAGAGATTTTCGATGTCCAACGCACGTTCGATCCGGACGTCATGTTCGGTTACGGTCCTCGCTACTGCATCGGGGCCGCACTGGCGAAGCGCCAGTTATTCCTGACTATGACTGAGCTTTTCAAGCGATTCCCTAACCTGGAACTGGCAGAAGAGCCCGAAAGAGACCTCGAGGACCATAACGCAATCGTATTCAAGCGCCTGCTGCTGAGAACCCACTGCGCCTGA
- a CDS encoding DNA-3-methyladenine glycosylase I produces the protein MPAVKRDRALARTRNDRWLAQMTRCIFQAGFVWRVVDRKWDDFETVFFGFPPDRILLLSPEQIDRFAQDTRIIRNRQKVLTVQANAQFIVDISNEHGSFGKFVNRWPTDDLIGLFRVLKKRGQRLGGMSGQRVLRNMGKDTFILTGDVVRCLQRGGLEISDNPSSQRELRQVQDTFNHWHADSKLPYSHLSRIAALSVEH, from the coding sequence ATGCCGGCTGTAAAGCGTGATCGAGCCTTGGCCCGCACCCGCAACGATCGCTGGCTGGCACAAATGACCCGCTGCATTTTTCAGGCCGGTTTTGTGTGGCGCGTTGTAGACCGCAAATGGGATGATTTTGAGACCGTGTTCTTCGGATTTCCACCCGACAGGATTCTTCTCCTCAGCCCGGAGCAAATCGACCGCTTCGCGCAGGATACGCGCATTATCCGCAATCGCCAGAAGGTACTTACTGTACAGGCCAACGCACAGTTTATTGTCGATATCTCAAACGAACACGGCAGCTTCGGCAAGTTCGTCAACCGCTGGCCCACGGATGATCTCATCGGCCTGTTCCGCGTGTTAAAAAAACGCGGTCAACGGCTGGGCGGAATGTCTGGGCAGCGGGTGTTGCGCAATATGGGCAAGGACACCTTTATCCTGACCGGGGACGTGGTGCGCTGTTTGCAGCGGGGGGGACTGGAGATCAGCGACAACCCCTCCAGTCAGCGCGAGCTGCGCCAGGTGCAGGACACATTTAATCACTGGCACGCCGACTCAAAGCTGCCTTACAGCCACCTCAGCAGAATTGCCGCACTGTCGGTAGAGCATTGA
- a CDS encoding lipase family alpha/beta hydrolase: MPSSTPISSPDIRPPRLRHSMMELGRAMLEIGSTAMLGPVFKTLPRGDGHTIITIPGFMGADGSTSQLRRFLRNRGYNAVPWGLGRNGADVRSQNLEDFLDHRTAMEDAIAARVEQEYLASGQKVTLVGWSLGGLYAVALAHRYPRWIRQVITLGTPFGDPRGTALYSVMGSFNGNDVDEEALSRWVDHTYRSGKLRVPVLALYSESDGIVGTGIARCEGDENYVTNMAVLASHVGFPFNPLVFAVIANHLVEPHERWALCRDARIEPFVRVVPAC; the protein is encoded by the coding sequence ATGCCGAGTTCAACACCCATATCCTCACCCGATATCAGGCCGCCCCGTTTGCGGCACAGTATGATGGAACTGGGACGAGCGATGCTCGAAATTGGCAGCACCGCTATGCTGGGTCCGGTGTTCAAGACGCTGCCCAGAGGCGATGGCCACACTATCATAACCATTCCGGGATTCATGGGAGCGGATGGGTCAACGTCACAGCTGCGGCGTTTCCTGCGGAATCGTGGTTACAACGCGGTGCCCTGGGGTTTGGGGCGCAATGGCGCGGACGTACGCTCGCAAAATCTGGAAGATTTCCTCGATCATCGCACCGCGATGGAAGACGCGATTGCCGCGCGCGTTGAGCAGGAGTATCTTGCCAGCGGCCAGAAAGTGACTCTGGTCGGCTGGAGCCTCGGCGGCCTGTACGCGGTAGCGCTGGCCCATCGGTATCCGCGCTGGATACGTCAGGTCATCACCCTCGGTACACCCTTTGGCGATCCCCGTGGTACGGCTCTTTACAGTGTGATGGGGAGTTTCAATGGTAACGACGTGGATGAAGAAGCGCTGTCCCGCTGGGTGGATCACACCTACAGATCTGGCAAGCTGCGCGTGCCGGTTCTTGCGCTTTATAGCGAGTCGGATGGCATAGTGGGCACTGGTATCGCTCGTTGTGAGGGAGATGAAAACTACGTCACCAACATGGCGGTGTTGGCCAGCCATGTGGGCTTTCCCTTCAACCCGCTGGTGTTCGCTGTGATCGCTAACCACCTCGTCGAGCCGCATGAGCGTTGGGCGCTTTGCCGCGATGCTCGGATAGAACCCTTTGTCCGGGTGGTGCCAGCCTGCTGA
- a CDS encoding HAD family hydrolase — protein sequence MELIVFDLDGTLLNADAVVSAHTAETLSQLRQRGIAYTVATGRTLHGAIDLLEGHGFSLPHIYKNGVMIWQPERDTYSSETLLTLPEIRHVMEAFRRVKVTPFIFTLEPGNRHAIYHAPLQNEVERRLAAMFSDDRDIEMVSLEKLPPLAEITNISALGSPEAISAVLDDIHREEHLVAYAGSALEGQGLQWVDIHHSAASKGGAVEQLKRDLGFSRVICFGDSDNDLSMFAMADESYAPVNAKPALRGAATAVIGHHDEDGISHFLRERFELE from the coding sequence ATGGAATTGATAGTTTTTGATCTCGATGGAACCCTGCTCAATGCAGATGCGGTGGTGTCTGCGCATACGGCTGAAACTCTGAGCCAACTGCGGCAGCGGGGGATCGCCTATACCGTTGCGACCGGTCGCACCTTGCATGGCGCCATTGATCTGCTGGAAGGGCACGGTTTCAGCCTGCCGCACATCTACAAGAACGGCGTGATGATATGGCAGCCGGAGCGCGACACGTACAGCTCGGAAACCCTGTTGACGCTGCCAGAAATTCGCCATGTGATGGAAGCGTTCCGTCGCGTGAAGGTAACGCCGTTTATTTTCACTCTTGAGCCTGGCAATCGCCACGCGATCTACCACGCTCCCCTGCAAAACGAGGTTGAGCGACGTCTCGCCGCGATGTTCAGCGATGACCGTGACATAGAGATGGTATCGCTGGAAAAGCTCCCTCCTTTGGCAGAAATAACCAACATCAGTGCGCTGGGTTCGCCTGAGGCCATTTCCGCCGTGTTGGATGACATTCACAGGGAGGAACACCTGGTTGCCTATGCGGGCAGCGCTTTGGAGGGGCAGGGCCTGCAATGGGTGGATATTCATCACAGCGCCGCGAGCAAGGGCGGTGCGGTGGAGCAGTTAAAGCGCGACCTCGGCTTTAGCAGGGTCATCTGTTTTGGCGACAGCGATAATGATCTCAGCATGTTCGCCATGGCAGATGAAAGCTATGCGCCTGTCAATGCCAAACCGGCGCTGCGTGGTGCGGCAACCGCGGTGATTGGTCACCACGACGAAGACGGAATTTCACACTTTCTGCGAGAGCGCTTCGAGCTCGAATAG
- a CDS encoding Rap1a/Tai family immunity protein — protein MITSTPANQWVRNIFVLLLLCGMWLATNPAAAAANDGNALLRKCTEAIKIMEGIADPDSIDFGQAGHCMGEVDGFAGASEFYEKRPGAPRAICFPDDGITIGQSVRVVEKYLREHPKELHESSTVLIFGAFLSSYPCPR, from the coding sequence GTGATTACTTCGACACCGGCAAACCAATGGGTTCGAAATATATTCGTATTACTCCTTCTGTGCGGAATGTGGCTAGCCACCAATCCGGCGGCCGCCGCAGCCAACGACGGTAACGCACTGCTGCGCAAATGCACCGAGGCGATCAAAATCATGGAGGGCATTGCCGACCCTGACAGCATCGATTTCGGGCAAGCGGGACATTGTATGGGCGAGGTCGACGGGTTTGCGGGGGCTTCTGAATTTTATGAGAAACGGCCCGGGGCGCCCCGCGCCATCTGTTTCCCGGATGACGGCATAACCATCGGCCAATCCGTCAGAGTCGTCGAAAAGTACCTCAGGGAACATCCGAAGGAGCTGCATGAATCATCAACTGTATTGATTTTTGGCGCGTTTCTGTCGTCCTATCCCTGCCCTCGCTAG
- the cmoA gene encoding carboxy-S-adenosyl-L-methionine synthase CmoA, with product MTDSRDTLFADPASDRGLFTFDEDVARVFPDMIKRSVPGYPTIISMTGLLAGKYAIADSNLYDLGCSLGASTLAMRHAIRQPGCRIIAVDNSPDMLQRCRSIIETDTHETPVDLHCANLQDVAVANASVVILNFTLQFVPPGQRDQVISGIYAGMQPGGILVLSEKLSFNDKRLDDLNIELHHQFKRANGYSDLEVAAKRTALETVLVPETLQQHRHRLVSAGFSSCDVWFQCFNFASLVALK from the coding sequence TTGACCGACTCCCGCGACACACTCTTTGCCGACCCCGCTTCAGACCGGGGCCTGTTTACTTTCGACGAGGACGTGGCGCGGGTTTTTCCGGACATGATCAAGCGCTCCGTGCCGGGGTATCCCACCATCATTTCCATGACCGGTCTGCTGGCGGGAAAGTACGCCATCGCCGACAGCAACCTTTACGATCTCGGATGTTCGCTGGGAGCCTCTACTCTCGCCATGCGCCACGCTATCCGCCAGCCAGGCTGTCGCATCATAGCGGTCGACAATTCACCTGACATGCTGCAACGCTGCCGCAGCATTATCGAAACAGATACCCACGAAACCCCCGTGGACCTGCATTGCGCTAATCTGCAGGATGTAGCCGTTGCAAACGCCTCCGTCGTTATTCTCAACTTCACCTTGCAGTTCGTCCCCCCGGGCCAGCGCGATCAGGTCATCAGCGGCATTTACGCGGGCATGCAGCCCGGCGGCATCCTGGTCCTATCCGAGAAATTGAGCTTCAACGACAAACGACTGGACGATCTCAATATCGAGCTTCATCACCAGTTCAAACGGGCCAACGGCTACAGCGATCTCGAAGTGGCTGCAAAACGCACCGCGCTGGAAACCGTGCTGGTACCCGAGACATTGCAGCAACACAGGCATCGTCTGGTAAGCGCAGGATTCAGCAGCTGCGACGTCTGGTTCCAGTGTTTTAACTTTGCCTCACTCGTCGCGCTCAAATGA
- a CDS encoding phosphoribosyltransferase — MTTYEQQVHCRAADIDIDFWRTPEGVAIPDDELRFLLVPDTVEAMMVGEVAEQIKAFQQSANEPITRALMVTMGGLLPGILLHDHLVHMPSAPHIAFGSIGVSLYTGPDQRRPKPQVVQESSLEVRDEVVILVDDLGDRGDTLRFLSEHITERGARRVMSLALFMKPRAKTVCPANFYFGELTQDTWIITPREYVETMAKRIPVWKQRGATQAECQRRLVDLIGYPPHLVDTYLETLFEQG, encoded by the coding sequence ATGACCACTTACGAGCAGCAGGTACACTGCCGCGCGGCCGACATCGATATCGACTTCTGGCGGACCCCGGAGGGCGTTGCTATACCCGATGATGAATTGCGCTTCCTACTGGTACCGGACACCGTGGAGGCCATGATGGTCGGCGAAGTCGCCGAGCAGATAAAGGCGTTTCAGCAGAGTGCCAACGAGCCGATCACCCGCGCCCTCATGGTCACTATGGGGGGACTGTTGCCGGGTATCCTGCTTCACGACCACCTCGTCCACATGCCCTCAGCACCCCACATCGCGTTTGGCAGCATCGGTGTGTCGCTCTATACAGGCCCCGACCAACGCCGCCCGAAGCCCCAGGTTGTGCAGGAAAGCTCGCTGGAGGTAAGGGATGAGGTAGTGATACTGGTCGATGACCTGGGTGATCGCGGGGACACACTGCGCTTTTTGTCCGAGCACATCACTGAGCGGGGTGCCAGACGTGTTATGAGTCTGGCGCTCTTCATGAAGCCCAGGGCCAAAACAGTGTGCCCGGCAAACTTTTATTTTGGCGAACTGACTCAGGATACGTGGATCATCACGCCGCGGGAATACGTAGAGACTATGGCCAAGCGTATACCCGTGTGGAAACAGCGCGGCGCCACACAGGCGGAGTGCCAACGCAGGCTGGTCGACCTCATCGGCTACCCGCCCCATCTGGTAGATACGTATTTGGAAACGCTATTCGAGCAGGGCTGA
- a CDS encoding DUF2860 family protein, which produces MKKTLLGLGISAFTVSTMAMQPLPDEAGFSAFVGAGAAGGIVESNFLAEIVGIDLSNDKIYNYDSPNNTTIIIPNFKLELSYLFSNKKTEVTLNNAVESSLDFTSNMKLGLRHDFDNVGNIQVAGLLGNDAVGLKVWEDPYLQGAARKSTDYKTSGAMITWDKMFGSDLELIVKTLKVDLDDEQSGQSLGLSSAQRDLLDREGNLNRAELGYQFVINSGEYVVRPSVAYLDRDLDGDAMAQDGFELGVAMVYSNSSYSWANKAVYQRLDGDKDNPIFLDKNDADVYMFSSEVSIPEPMGWEKWVARVGVVYAQNDASINFNKSKVAMLSANLGRRF; this is translated from the coding sequence ATGAAAAAAACCCTCTTAGGTCTAGGCATCTCAGCATTTACAGTATCGACTATGGCTATGCAGCCACTGCCAGATGAGGCGGGTTTTTCCGCGTTTGTGGGAGCGGGCGCCGCGGGTGGTATTGTCGAGTCTAATTTCCTGGCTGAAATCGTCGGTATTGACCTGAGCAACGACAAAATTTACAACTATGATTCGCCCAATAACACGACAATCATTATTCCCAATTTCAAATTGGAGTTGTCCTACCTGTTTTCCAATAAAAAAACTGAAGTCACGCTGAACAACGCAGTAGAGAGTTCACTTGATTTTACCAGCAACATGAAGCTGGGCTTGCGCCACGATTTCGACAACGTCGGTAATATTCAGGTGGCAGGCCTGTTGGGGAACGACGCGGTGGGATTAAAAGTCTGGGAAGATCCTTATCTGCAGGGAGCGGCCCGTAAGTCGACAGACTATAAAACCAGCGGTGCCATGATTACATGGGACAAAATGTTCGGCAGTGATCTCGAATTGATCGTCAAAACACTGAAAGTCGATCTCGATGATGAGCAGAGCGGCCAGAGCCTGGGTCTTTCCTCAGCGCAGCGTGATCTGCTGGACCGTGAAGGGAACCTCAATCGAGCGGAGCTGGGCTACCAATTCGTTATCAATAGCGGCGAGTACGTGGTTCGCCCCAGTGTGGCATACCTGGATCGCGACCTCGATGGTGATGCGATGGCTCAGGATGGATTCGAACTGGGCGTAGCGATGGTCTACAGTAACTCGAGTTATTCATGGGCAAACAAAGCGGTTTATCAGCGTCTTGATGGCGACAAGGACAACCCCATCTTCCTCGATAAAAACGATGCCGATGTGTACATGTTTTCCAGTGAGGTCAGCATTCCTGAGCCGATGGGCTGGGAAAAGTGGGTCGCCAGAGTGGGTGTGGTCTATGCACAGAATGACGCCAGCATCAATTTCAATAAGAGTAAGGTCGCGATGCTGTCTGCTAATCTGGGGCGCAGATTCTAG
- a CDS encoding aspartate/tyrosine/aromatic aminotransferase, giving the protein MLQMLEPLPADPILGLSAACHADPNPDKVDLTVGIYKNEKGECPVFAAVQEAQQSLVNEETSKAYLAAAGDGAFNQGIQKLVLGDGSGALADGRVTSIQTPGGCGALRIGAEIVHAAAPNAKVWVSDPTWPVHGPLLGSVGLEFRSYRYYDYATHGVNFDAMVSDLAGAQAGDIVLLHGCCHNPCGADLSLEQWRVIAELAERQGFTPFVDFAYQGMGVGLDEDAAGLRLLVSRLPEVIVASSCSKNLGLYRERTGAAVFVCADAANARAVLSQAQSAARRVYSMPPAHGALLAGRVFNDDVLGALWREELSAVCERINGLRSSLRHALESRCGGNFAFIETEKGMFSFLGLSAEQAQRLRNDYSVYMLDSSRINVAGVNAGNLDYIAEAVSGVL; this is encoded by the coding sequence ATGCTACAAATGCTGGAACCATTGCCTGCCGATCCGATTCTGGGTCTTTCTGCGGCCTGTCACGCAGACCCCAATCCGGACAAGGTCGATCTGACTGTGGGAATCTACAAGAACGAGAAGGGCGAGTGTCCGGTTTTTGCCGCGGTGCAGGAGGCGCAGCAGTCTCTTGTGAATGAGGAAACGAGCAAGGCTTATCTGGCGGCGGCGGGGGACGGTGCTTTTAATCAGGGTATACAGAAACTGGTGCTTGGCGATGGCAGCGGGGCGCTTGCCGATGGGCGGGTGACCAGTATCCAGACCCCTGGTGGTTGTGGCGCGCTGCGCATCGGAGCGGAGATAGTGCACGCGGCTGCCCCGAATGCAAAAGTATGGGTGTCTGATCCGACCTGGCCGGTACATGGGCCCTTGCTGGGCAGCGTGGGGCTGGAATTCCGCAGTTACCGTTACTACGACTATGCCACGCATGGCGTCAACTTCGACGCAATGGTGAGTGATCTCGCCGGTGCCCAAGCTGGCGATATCGTGCTGCTGCACGGTTGTTGCCACAACCCGTGCGGCGCGGATCTATCCCTGGAGCAGTGGCGCGTTATCGCGGAATTGGCGGAGCGGCAGGGGTTCACTCCCTTCGTCGATTTTGCCTACCAGGGCATGGGCGTTGGCCTCGATGAGGATGCCGCGGGGTTGCGCTTGTTGGTATCGCGCCTGCCTGAGGTGATTGTAGCCTCCTCCTGCTCCAAGAACCTGGGGCTGTATCGTGAGCGCACCGGGGCCGCCGTTTTTGTCTGCGCAGATGCAGCGAATGCGCGTGCTGTCCTGAGTCAGGCCCAGTCCGCTGCGCGGCGGGTATATTCCATGCCGCCCGCACACGGGGCCTTGCTGGCCGGGCGGGTGTTTAACGATGACGTACTGGGTGCGCTGTGGCGGGAGGAATTGTCCGCAGTGTGCGAGCGCATCAATGGTTTGCGTAGCAGTTTGCGTCATGCCCTCGAGTCTCGTTGCGGCGGTAACTTCGCTTTTATCGAAACGGAAAAGGGTATGTTTTCCTTTCTTGGGCTCAGTGCGGAGCAGGCTCAGCGATTGCGCAATGATTACAGTGTTTATATGCTGGATTCGTCCCGTATAAATGTTGCGGGAGTCAATGCGGGTAATCTCGATTATATTGCTGAAGCAGTGTCCGGGGTGTTGTAG